From Arachis hypogaea cultivar Tifrunner chromosome 3, arahy.Tifrunner.gnm2.J5K5, whole genome shotgun sequence:
acTCAACCCGTGAAACtcaaccaataattgagcactagattgtaatttctagggagaacgatccgcgactaatactctcggttatcttTATTggattgaacttgtgacaaccaaaattaaaatttgattgaagattgtttgttggttgggaactatacttcgacggaattattttgtgaaaatttctaACCGGCGATAATCCTCACATCACTTGCCCAACTTGGTGAGGCACTTGAATCCCTTATAATGTGGGGCTAGTCTTAGATAAACACAGGCCTCTGATTAGAATTTCAACTTGTCTTTGTTGTATAGCCTCGTGTGAGGAAAGCATAGGCAGCCGAATACCTTAAGTATTGAATAAGATGGAGCTTTTTCAAACAGTCTTTGGGATGGTGAGTCAAAATTTAGCACTGAAGGGAGTAAATTAATAAGTTGAGCAGCTGTCACAAATACCACTCCCCAAAAATTCTTAGGAAGATGAGCTTCAGCCAAAAGTGTCAACCCCATTGTGGTAAtatgcttatgtttgtactcTATTGTATCGTTCTGCTGATAAACATGCGAGTAAAAAAACATGTGTTAAATGCTTTCGTAACTCAAATATTTCGTTAAAGCAACATATTTTTTTGCATTGTTAGACtgaatttctttaattttaacaCCTAACTGTAGCGTAACCATTTTCTTAAAATGCATAAAAATAGTTTACATTTGTGATTTGTGATGCAAAAAGTAAATCCAAGTAAATCTAGTGTGCACATCAATGAAATGCAAGTAGTAGCGAACACCATTTATTATTGCTGGTACAGGGACTGACCCCAAATATCAGTATATACAAGTTGTAATGGACTATTGAACTTGGTTATTAAATTAGGAAATGAAAGCTGTTGTGATTTACTTAAACAACAAGAGCTGCAAATAGAATTTGGgtgtttgaaaaaaaatgttataGGATTTTAATATTCTAAACAAAATATCTATGGAAGAATGCCCTAATCTCAAGTGCCAAAGCTTAAATGCAGCATCATCTTGGACAGTAATGATGTGTGCAGCAGGTGAGATTTGACTTTTATTTGGACCAAAAGAGTAAAGTCCATgatcaattgatttttgaagAAGAGTTTCCTTAGAATCCTAACATTTTATATATCAGCCATTAGCATGAAATTCTATCTATACTAGTCACAAATTCATGCACACTAAGTAAATTCTTTGTTAAATCAGGCACATACATCAGTTTATGCAGTTTAAAAGTATGCGAAAAAGAAAATGGTTTGAACAAAAAGCTACCAATGTTAGAGATTATCAAGGTATTACCATTTTCAACTTGCATTTGTTCATTTTTTCTATAAGGTGTATATTCTGCCAGTTGAGATGCATCGGAGTCAGAGTACCAATTCGGATCAAAGATAGTTATTTGAGCAGCAAATGCATCAAATGCCTCAGTTGTAGTCAAATTGGCTTGTGATCTGTGTTGAGAACCAGAGAGAGTGAATTCTTCGTTGAATCTATGCCAACATTCAATAGATAAATGACCATATTTTTCACATACTTGACATGTAGGCCTCTCTGAATAGGTTCTGCCTCTACCTCTAGATGTACTATATTCTCTACTTCTATCTCGAGAAAAATTGTCATAACCTCTGCTAACTCGATAATGATTCTCACTGTAGTTATAATTTTTTGGATTTCCTATGCCAAAACCTTCATTCATTGCTCTCCTCTATGCAACATTAGCTTCAACAGTAGAGTTTGACCTTTATAACTTCTCAATCGAAATAGAATTTTCTCTAGTATTTATTGACCAAACTCTTCAGTTAATCCTCCTAAAATTGCTTTAACATTTGCAGTTTTATCTAATTGTACATCTATTGAAATTAAGGTATCTACAGTTTTTTTCACATCTAACAAGTAATCAGCCATAAATCTCTCTTTCTTTATACAAATAAGCTTGTTTCTTAATTAATGTCTCTAACTTTTTCTACACTTGACATACAAAAATACAGCCAACTATtcttgaaagtgaatgatgcacACTTATCGAAGTGACGAGCCAAGACTTAAGCAACGCatccttaaaatatattttttatttttaaaatttgctaaaattttttaaaatattttaaaattactcataagttttattttgttttaatttgtcccaaaaaatttttatttgcatCGAATATAGTCCTAACAactagttttcaaaaaattcagaactaattcaacaacaattttaaaatataagtAAACTAAACATAGTTGTTGTACATTATTATTAGATTGATcctaaacttttaaaaatttagctgttagtagtatatttgatgtaaaataaaaacttttacaataaaattaaaataaaataaaatttaaagatatttttaaaattttaaataaaatttaggaataaaaattatactttaccgAAAAGTAAGCTtaacttttcaaataaagataaaactattaGTATTTAATAGTTTTTCTTAAAAGTTGATTgagataaaatatataatttatttattttagttttggtcttactatatatatattgtttttgtcaaaaaatttttttataaatattataaaatgtcAACTCTGCAATTAAATGGTAAATATTATTGAATAATagcttactaaaaaaatatttgattatttatacCTAATTGTGAGTTTTTGGTTCAAGTTTTtatcctttttataattttttttgtccgTTTCATAAAATTATAGTAGAGAATTGAGTTGGTATGCATTCGAGTTATCCatcttataaattatttaattacaaTATTTGATTtacaatttaattcattttaattcaattcaaCTCAAATAAATTTAAGTCTAAAAAATTTTGCTTCTGATCACCTCTTTAGAGATTTTATCCGTATTGTCCATTTTCAATACATGTAAAATGGTtatacaacaacaataataacaaagtCTTAATTCTTTAAGTGTGATTAACTATATAATCAAACAACCACATTGAAACCATGTAAAATGATTatacaaattaattaaactctatGGAGTTTCATATTTATTAATAGAGAGTATAATATCACTCTCCGAATTTTATAGTGACATTACACTTTGATAAAATGTTATTATAAATGTAATTTGTATCAAGAAAAATATGTCCTAATTTAAGAGTGACAAAAtcgatttttctttaattaaaagtacttagaaaaagaattttttatgaAGATAGATGAATGaaggaaattaaattaaacatgaaaATTGATATACACTAAGTAACAAGTAATTAACAAGAGTATACTAAATAAGTTTACTAAGAAACAGAACGAGATTAAAGTAGGTTATTAGCTTTAATTTGAAGTATTCTTACTCCATATATAATCTATAATCATCCACAAACTGAAACCGATTCGCATGGTTTGCCAAGAGTTGGGCAAAACCATTCAATTCTCGAAAAGCATGCTCACATGTACATTCAAATCTTGGTTGAGTAGAGTAACcaactctcttctctctcaccaCTTCATTTAAATCATATAtacctccctctccctctcctctctaatccttaattaatatatattattactcgTTACTCTTCATTCCCACTAGTCACCAAACTTAGGTCATCAGTAATTATTCGTAACCTACATTAGAACCCTAATTTTGTTCCCtacatatatctatatatataattaggaACCCCAATTAgtatttgtgtatatatattacGAAAAGTGTTATTATTACAATGACATTCGAATCAGGAACAGGATCGAAATCAAGAAGGATCAGAAGATGCTGCGTTATTGTGTGTGCAATAATGGTGGTAGTAATTTCTGTAATTATTGTGACACTATTTTTGACGGTGTTTAGAGCAAGAGACCCAAAAGTAAGTATCCATGCCGTTGACCTTGATAAGTTTGACCTTTTCGAACCCAATGTAACAACTGTGCCACTAGGGATGATAATCACCATAACTAACCCAAATTATGGAACATTCTATTACAAAAATTCAACTGGGTACCTTAATTACCACGAAATGATGATAGCAGAAGCTTCGATAGACCCAGGTTCTGTTCCTGCTCGTAGCACCGTTAATGTTTCAGCCACTGCAGGTGTAATGTCGGAGAAATTAATGGGTCATGAGAAATTCTTTGAAGATATTGCACTTGGGGGATTGAATTTCACAGCAACTGCAACATTGCCTGGGAAAGTAGTGGCTCTCCTCAATATTATTAAAGTTAAGGCCACGGTTGATATTTGGTGTGACGTTAGTTTTAACATTACTACTCTTCCAATAACGGTTGCTTCTAGCTGCAAAACCAAGATCATAGTTTGATTTCATTTCTATTCATTTATCATTAATTAGTTacggaatttattttctttcaatgtaagattttgtttatttatttgttgttgtgAGATGTGAGGATATATTATATAGTAATATAGTATACGTACAGAGTCGACAGAGAGAGGTATTGTATGTGAATGTTGTTATACTTAGAATGAATTAGAATTTGTATTCATTTCAAATTCATGAATAAATTTTCACTATCATATCATTGAGTTCAATTCCCTTTATTGTTCCaccaagattattattattattacatcacTTACAATCAAACTAAATTGCATTCTTGCCTTAactaataagaacatatatatgtgtgcagaaataataataataataagaataatcaaAGCTTGATCTTGGATATGCAGCTTGAATCAGTATGAATGGAGCTTAAATTAAGCTTAAAAGAGAGGTCACATGCTACATGAACCATGGCCTTCTTTTTGAAAATCTTGAGCATAGTCACTTTCCCAGGAAGAGTGATAGTTGCTTTAAAATTCAATGTCCCAACTTCAATGTCTGACCAAAATTGTGTGTCATCCATCAACTTTTGAGTCATGATACCTGCAACAGTGGTAATATTAAATAAGCCACGAGCAGGCACAGATCCTGCTACTACCATAGCTTTGGCTACGTTGGTGTCATGATAATTAAGGTAGCCAGTGGTATTTTTGTAATTGAAGGTTCCATAATTGGGATTGACTATAGTGATGACCATGCCAAGTGGCACAGTTGTTACATTGGGTTGTATAATCTGAAAATTTTCAAGGCCATATGGGTGGACACTAATATCTGGGTCTTTGGGTTTTAAGATGGTCAAAGATATGGCCAGAATGATTGTCACAACAACGATCAAGAAAATTGAGCACACAATCATGCAGATTCTAAGGCCTTTTCTAGCCATGGTTTCTGATTTTGGAAAAGCAGATGAATTAATATTTGTATTGTGAATAGCCGTAGATGTTGTTtgttatatatatagagagaggttTTGAAATTGTGAATTATAAGTATAGGgggactaaaaaaattaaattctcctAGTCATATTGGTACAGTTTTGGCTTAAATCAAAATCACAAGTTGGATGTAGCCTAAACTTTGGCACTTGGTTCCCAACTGGAAAACAAACCATGAGAAGATTCGTCACAAATAGCTCCTAACtaattaaagacaaaaaaattattgGACCAAAACGAATTAATGATAAGCTGATAAAGAACCAAAAAGAATACACATGCATTATAATGACATATACTATTAAACTTATTAAATTAGACTCATATACAGCTTTCAATGGTTCAATGTATTAGTATTTTGTtagggtttattattattattattattattattattattattattattattattattattattattattattattcggcACTAACATGCCTATTAATAATtcacatttttattaattaaatatgtaaaattataGCAAATGTGATATAATTAAGATGGTAAGTATTTTATAATTCCAATTAAAAATTATGGGTTTAAGTCTTAGACAtgcaaattatatttttttttatatgtaaataaatagtattttagaaaaaaattgtacATCAAATTTCTCTCATATTcccattataaatatatatatatatatatatatatatatatatatatatatattatttttgttttcataatTAAGGTCTAAAACAAAATTACAGGGAGGTTAATATATATGAAATACACTTTAGGAATGTGTCTCTTGATGATAAATTACTCTTACACTTTTACTATGCACTGCctcaacttcttctttttctattattttctgtCATGCAGTGATACGTGCCTCCTCTTCATATACTCTTGTCTAGGTGTGTTCACGCGTACTGCTCTAAAACCGATCCAACTTAATTAGTTTAGGTATTAATTTGAAAATTGCATAGGCAGCCAATTTgattatttgattaatttaatattaactaaaaataaataaaatttaataatatatatttatctcttgatttaaatattttataaattatgataattatttaaatttaaatgaatGATGtagtagtattttttatttttattattattatattttaatttttttctaattttttaatttattttataaattttattttcaatcagATACTCAATTATTAGAACCAATCCAACACCgctttaattaattagaattagtttagatttacttaaaaaaataaaattaaattaacacagactaattaaaatttaatcaattCAATTCGTATTTTACTCCAAACCCAAACTAATTCAATCCATAAACACTTCTATTCTTATCCTTCTTTCTCCCATATATGCAactttaaaagatcaattttaagAGCTTTCCTCAATTCGGATATATGCAAACTCTtcaacttttttgttaaaaaaagtatagtattattataaataatgtgaataatgacctaataaaataaaaatacattacatttttaaattatttatcaaaatcttaatattaaaataatcattcatatatttaatgaattaaaCATCTATTCatatttgttcaaaaaaattattgttgCCTATCATTACCctttttcattattattccaCCTCATCTCTCCCTTCTAGCCGTTTACACTTTTATCTTGGacgttataataataaatattgtaCTTCTTATATTATTATGGTTGAATTGCTGTAATGCATTTTGAATTAATGTCTAGTGTATTAACTATGCCAAATTCCTAGGACTAGCAAATTAAAGCGGCTGGGTTATCTGTGCCCGCGCCGTCAAGGCTCAGTAAAGTAAATTAGATCCAACAAGTTACTGTCTTTATGGAGGGTTGAAGGGCTtacttatttagttatttaactcttcgttttcaaaaattaaaattaatttaatatttaaatgattAGTAAAAATTTAATCATAACTTAAACATAAAACACAAAATTCTCAACATCAATCATCACAATATCCATTCTCACATTATTATAAAGAATTAAACATGAAAATTTCcacttaatttttaattaacaaaaagttTTGTTCTTTTGCAACAACGACAACAAAATTTACAacataatataacaaaaatataaacatagttttgtgatataaaaaaaaaacataagaagcgtctttatttaaaaaaataagctaAGTCATATAATTGGAAATATATATGagaggaaaaaataaaataaataaataaataaaaataataacaaaaaaaattttaaaaatgaaagcGATAATGCttaaaaatcctaattttaaaCTTTCGTATATATATAAGATAATGATAGAtactattataaaaattttataattatttttatataaaaatattt
This genomic window contains:
- the LOC112769680 gene encoding uncharacterized protein, translated to MARKGLRICMIVCSIFLIVVVTIILAISLTILKPKDPDISVHPYGLENFQIIQPNVTTVPLGMVITIVNPNYGTFNYKNTTGYLNYHDTNVAKAMVVAGSVPARGLFNITTVAGIMTQKLMDDTQFWSDIEVGTLNFKATITLPGKVTMLKIFKKKAMVHVACDLSFKLNLSSIHTDSSCISKIKL